Below is a genomic region from Rhodohalobacter sp. 614A.
TCATAAGTTCATTGTAGGATCTTTCATCCTCATACATTTTGTGAAAGACTTTATATTTTAAATCGTGATATTTCTTCACCAATTGATTCTTGTTGGGTTCGATGATCTTCCCCCGATGATTCATGGAAAACATCGCTTCGGTTACATTTTCATAAGTCCCCGAAGCTACAGAGGCCAATACCGCACTGCCAAGCAGAACGGCTTCAGGTTCTTTCGGAAGAATAATTTTGCAACCGCATATATCTGCATGTTGCTTTAAAAAAATCTCGTTTTTCGTACCTCCTCCCGTCGCCGAAATCTGATCAATCACATATCCTTGCTTGTTCATCTCTTCGATAATATGACGAGTTCCGTACGCCACAGCTTGTATTGTTGCGAGGTATTGCAGGGCCAGGTCATCCACAGTGGATGAAAGTTTCAATCCGACCATTCCGCCCCGCAAAGAAGCATCCGCTCTGGGAGATCGATTTCCATGGAAATATGGGAGCACGTGTAATTCTCTCGTCAGCATACCGACATCTTTCAAACTCATTTTGTTTGCAAGAGCTTCCAGCCGGTTATTTAACAATTCATAGACGGTGTTATCTTTTTTTTCAGCTTCTTCCTTTAAATCATTTGCGTGGTTTGATGAAAAAATAACGTGATCAACCAGAGCGCCGGTAGCCGATTGTCCGCCTTCATTCAGCCACATTCCGGGAATCATGGCTGAATAATACGGTCCCCAGACCCCATCGATAAATCGTGGTTTTTCAGAAACTGCCATGTGGCAACTGGAGGTGCCTCCAATCAAAGCGATCTGGTTGTCGAATGATGAGCCATTTTCTGTCATTCCAAGAAGTCCCAATCCACCGGCGTGTGCATCGATAATCGAAACACCAACAGGAGTGCCGGCTATCAATCCAAGATCTTCAGCCGATGTTTCGGTAAGTCCCTTACCGACCGGTTCTCCCATCGGGCGAATTTTAGTGCCTATTCTTCTATATCCTTCATCAGACAGATCTTCAAGACCAATTTCTTGGAAAAAAGAATTGTCCCATGAGCCAATACTTGCTGATGAGTCCGAATCTTCATGAGCGAGATAGGTCCACTTACACGTAGTAGTACAAGCCGAACGGACATCTTCGCCTGTAGCCCTGAAAACCAGATAATCAGGCAGATCAAAAAAGCGGGTGGCTTTGTTCCAGGTATCCGGTATATTACGCTTCAGCCATAAAAGTTTAGGCGTTTGCATTTCCGGGCTGATCACACCTCCCACATATTTCAAAACATCATGCCCCATTTGGTTGATCTCTTCGGCTTCTGTCTTTGCCCGATGATCCATCCATACAATAATATTCTGTTCATTTTCCTTATCAGGACTTACGGTCAGTGGTTTATTTTCGTCCCCTAAAACCACAAGAGAGCAGGTTGCATCGAATCCAATTCCACCTATAGATTCAGGTTTGATATTCGCTTCATTTATCGCTGTTTTTACAGAATAGCATATCGCTTGCCAAATATCTTCGGATGACTGCTGAACAAAGTCTGCCTCTGGCCGCCACATCTGAATTTTTTTACTGGCCTGAGCCAGCATCATTCCTGACTGATTAAAAATTCCAGCCCTTGCCGAACCGGTTCCAACATCGATACCTATAAAAAACTTCTCGTTCATAACTCTTCAGAATTAGTTGTAAATATCAGGATTCACGATGGTCGCTGCGATGTATCGATACGGTTTTGCACCTTCTTTAAGAGCATTATTCCAATAATAGATAACTACAAGATTTCCATCTTCCCGCTGAACCATTCTCGGGTAACCAACATCTTTGGTCGCACCATCTCCGCTTCGCAGCGTAATTTCGTTACTCCATGTTTTACCATTGTCTTCACTCAACCGAAGCTGAACTCTCGATCCGTAATCACTTCGGAAAATGTATGCCAGTGCAAGGCGACCGTCATCCATTTTTACCAGTGCCGGTGGCGAGCCTCCATTTCCTGTATCAAATGCGGGATTAGGTTCTTCAGTCCAGGTAGCACCATTATCGGTTGACCGAAAAGCTTTCAGAAAATCGCGGCGGGGTTCCGGTTCTCTGCTTCGCATTACCGTATACAATTCCGTATCGGATAGCCGAACAGTTGACGGCATGATATTAAATCCTTCCGGCTCTCCACCGATGTAGGACACTAACTCCCAGTTCAGTCCACTATCAGTCGTTTTGGTGTAGACAACCTGGCCTTCACGCCCGTTTTCTTTCCCGACATTCATAAACGCACTCAATTCCTGCGGACCTTCCACAATGTAATCTGTTCGGGTGGCCACACCTGGAGTATCCAGATTTGGAAATTTGTAAGGGCCGTTCCACTCTTTTCCGCGATCCATGGAATAGTAAAATGTGGACGGACCATTGTGATAGTTGTCGCGCATAAATGTGATCACAAACCCTGAATCTGTAAAATCTTCAATGGGTTCCGCAAGATCTACTGGCTGATCGGCTTCATCTTCCGGTATCTTATGATCAAATGCGATCCCCGTCTGTCCCTGTTCGTAAGCATCTTCTATCGTCCACGTTTCACCTCCATCAAGACTACGCGCATATTTATTCTGAGCTGATTCGCGGTTGTATGAATGGAAACCATCAGTATCGAGATGTTCTGATTCCACAAATCCAACAAGAATTTCATCCTCCCAAATCCAGATACCATTATTCGCCGGCCAACCTGCAAAACGTCCTTCCTTGTAGTAAACTTTCAGATGTTTTATGCCGGACACTTCTTCATTATCTGTTGAAATATCAGCCTTCTGCGTACATGAAATGCTTGCAAAAAGGATTAGTATCGTAATGAAGTATTTACTTTTTCTGTGCATGATTTTTTGTGTAATCGTTTACAAAATCAGTTATGTAGATCTTTTTTTATTAATCATCATTTCTTCGTTCTTGGATTCTCTTTGTAATAGAGGAATCCGTCTTCCCCGCCAATCAGTAGATCCGGTATTTCATCTTTATTAAAGTCTGCTGTAACAGGATTTGATGTGTGTCCGCCAATGGGATTATCATCAAG
It encodes:
- a CDS encoding exo-alpha-sialidase, whose product is MHRKSKYFITILILFASISCTQKADISTDNEEVSGIKHLKVYYKEGRFAGWPANNGIWIWEDEILVGFVESEHLDTDGFHSYNRESAQNKYARSLDGGETWTIEDAYEQGQTGIAFDHKIPEDEADQPVDLAEPIEDFTDSGFVITFMRDNYHNGPSTFYYSMDRGKEWNGPYKFPNLDTPGVATRTDYIVEGPQELSAFMNVGKENGREGQVVYTKTTDSGLNWELVSYIGGEPEGFNIMPSTVRLSDTELYTVMRSREPEPRRDFLKAFRSTDNGATWTEEPNPAFDTGNGGSPPALVKMDDGRLALAYIFRSDYGSRVQLRLSEDNGKTWSNEITLRSGDGATKDVGYPRMVQREDGNLVVIYYWNNALKEGAKPYRYIAATIVNPDIYN
- a CDS encoding FGGY-family carbohydrate kinase, encoding MNEKFFIGIDVGTGSARAGIFNQSGMMLAQASKKIQMWRPEADFVQQSSEDIWQAICYSVKTAINEANIKPESIGGIGFDATCSLVVLGDENKPLTVSPDKENEQNIIVWMDHRAKTEAEEINQMGHDVLKYVGGVISPEMQTPKLLWLKRNIPDTWNKATRFFDLPDYLVFRATGEDVRSACTTTCKWTYLAHEDSDSSASIGSWDNSFFQEIGLEDLSDEGYRRIGTKIRPMGEPVGKGLTETSAEDLGLIAGTPVGVSIIDAHAGGLGLLGMTENGSSFDNQIALIGGTSSCHMAVSEKPRFIDGVWGPYYSAMIPGMWLNEGGQSATGALVDHVIFSSNHANDLKEEAEKKDNTVYELLNNRLEALANKMSLKDVGMLTRELHVLPYFHGNRSPRADASLRGGMVGLKLSSTVDDLALQYLATIQAVAYGTRHIIEEMNKQGYVIDQISATGGGTKNEIFLKQHADICGCKIILPKEPEAVLLGSAVLASVASGTYENVTEAMFSMNHRGKIIEPNKNQLVKKYHDLKYKVFHKMYEDERSYNELMKESDFSS